In one Helicoverpa zea isolate HzStark_Cry1AcR chromosome 5, ilHelZeax1.1, whole genome shotgun sequence genomic region, the following are encoded:
- the LOC124630801 gene encoding lebercilin-like protein, translating into MSVLSLIPEDKRKDQRKESLESVYSSNSRLNLLNKRKRINPLTMDASNTSLSKAGDRYVTQRVLSAKTHRVKQLQNQLSDAHYHLQELSNENRVLRAIQKKQEIALQRYENSNAELPTVLNSHNEEMRIQQSRYKQLKQQFKEVTAKLKERDMQLQQLKDEHQHLLELSKDRNLLEREKLQAQVTDLSSKVQQQNETITMLQRRIALEAKNFRHQLQTEINKHKDTRHDLDLAINNADKLTTIIEMKEKMLSTAASRTLKSPVKTSSGTSISKQSTNKARSETDTSTTRARDDRIMIEQNIMAKLCENSRSLSSALSHDEETSSSTEPRSRYARSRSNSTISRSTPTPGARKNSKGSDEVMELAKTVQDGMADLAIFDDDDLRTSPDELHMKMEAMKTELMNKIKSDETPSRKPSALRRKSTEESIEEQEENEELERPKSRGRRNSNVSFFEKSAIEDSTTTVAIHEGEVEMKFKREASALERKIAGKPIEKYCKDIIQDIEKSSKVIDKHMKCFNQSRFESDKLVQQLEAVDKINEFVNANGEIPESALNELNNNFKMLTDQVFTDVIPVGRKRSISGRRGSRESKTNLLGDANLTNQDLLDDLLGKK; encoded by the exons ATGTCAGTGTTGAGTTTGATCCCGGAAGATAAACGTAAAGACCAAAG AAAGGAATCCCTAGAGAGTGTATACAGCAGTAACTCTCGGCTGAACTTACTGAACAAGCGCAAACGCATCAACCCTCTCACTATGGACGCGTCCAACACTTCCCTGAGTAAGGCTGGGGACAGATATGTGACACAGCGAGTTCTGTCCGCCAAGACGCATCGGGTGAAACAGCTGCAGAATCAGTTGTCTGATGCGCACTATCATTTGCAG GAACTGAGCAACGAGAACAGAGTATTACGTGCCATTCAGAAGAAACAAGAAATAGCATTACAAAG GTATGAAAATTCGAACGCTGAACTGCCAACGGTACTAAACTCGCACAATGAAGAAATGAGGATACAGCAATCGAGGTATAAACAGTTGAAGCAGCAGTTCAAGGAAGTCACAGCCAAGTTGAAGGAGAGAGACATGCAGCTGCAGCAGTTGAAGGATGAACATCAGCATTTGTTGGAGCTGAGTAAAGACAG AAATCTACTAGAACGTGAAAAACTCCAAGCCCAAGTAACGGACCTAAGTTCTAAAGTTCAGCAACAGAATGAGACGATCACGATGCTACAACGTCGCATAGCTCTCGAAGCGAAGAACTTTAGACATCAGCTGCAGACGGAAATCAATAAGCATAAGGACACGAGACATGATCTGGACCTGGCTATCAATAATGCTGATAAACTTACTACTATTATTGAG ATGAAAGAGAAAATGCTAAGCACAGCAGCGAGTAGAACCCTCAAATCCCCCGTCAAGACGTCATCTGGGACGAGCATATCTAAACAATCAACAAACAAGGCTAGATCTGAAACTGACACAAGCACTACACGAGCGAGAGACGACAGAATTATG ATCGAGCAAAATATAATGGCGAAACTGTGTGAGAACTCTCGTAGCCTGAGCAGTGCGCTATCTCACGATGAAGAGACTTCATCATCCACCGAACCTCGCTCCCGGTACGCCAGAAGTAGATCCAACTCCACTATATCTCGATCCACTCCCACTCCTGGAGCAAGAAAAAATTCTAAAGGCTCCGATGAAGTTATGGAGTTAGCTAAAACTGTACAAGACGGAATGGCAGATCTCGCAATATTCGACGACGATGACTTGAGAACTTCACCAGATGAATTACATATGAAAATGGAAGCAATGAAAACAGAactaatgaataaaattaaaagcgaTGAGACTCCTTCTAGGAAACCTAGTGCACTAAGGAGAAAGTCAACAGAAGAATCTATTGAAGAACAAGAGGAAAATGAAGAACTAGAACGTCCAAAATCTAGAGGAAGAAGAAATTCTAATGTGTCCTTTTTCGAAAAATCTGCCATTGAAGATTCTACCACAACAGTGGCCATACACGAAGGAGAAGTAGAAATGAAATTCAAACGTGAAGCTAGTGCCTTAGAACGTAAAATTGCTGGCAAACCAATAGAGAAATACTGCAAAGATATCATCCAAGATATAGAGAAAAGCAGCAAAGTTATTGACAAACACATGAAATGTTTCAACCAATCGAGATTCGAGAGCGACAAACTAGTTCAACAGTTGGAAGCcgttgataaaataaatgaatttgtgAATGCAAATGGAGAAATACCAGAGTCAGCTTTAAATGAACTGAATAATAACTTTAAGATGTTGACTGACCAAGTGTTTACTGATGTTATTCCTGTTGGTAGGAAGCGGTCAATCTCTGGTAGAAGGGGCTCACGGGAATCTAAGACAAATTTACTTGGTGACGCGAATCTGACGAACCAGGATTTATTGGACGATTTGTTGGGGAAGAAATGA